One window of Azospirillaceae bacterium genomic DNA carries:
- a CDS encoding PilZ domain-containing protein has translation MTDRPDKTPPGAPQGDLQLTDRRRAVRASGDFYPLRLGRWRARMVDWSATGIGIELPHGTSEYKVGQHLNISIHSDLTNAVALFPIVVRRVSPGDRVLGADFVNGGEDAALFLATLGLTGDLPVAG, from the coding sequence ATGACCGACAGGCCGGACAAGACACCCCCAGGGGCCCCGCAGGGCGACCTGCAACTCACCGACCGCCGCCGGGCGGTTCGCGCCTCCGGCGACTTCTACCCCCTGCGTCTCGGCCGCTGGCGCGCGCGCATGGTCGACTGGTCGGCCACGGGGATCGGCATTGAACTTCCCCACGGCACGTCGGAATACAAGGTGGGGCAGCACCTGAACATCAGCATCCATAGCGACCTGACCAACGCCGTGGCCCTGTTCCCCATCGTCGTCCGCCGCGTCAGCCCGGGCGACCGCGTCCTGGGCGCCGACTTCGTCAATGGCGGGGAGGATGCCGCCCTGTTCCTGGCCACCCTGGGCCTGACCGGCGACCTGCCGGTGGCGGGCTGA
- the hutI gene encoding imidazolonepropionase → MSTGFPLWDGLWLNARLATMAAGSPSPYGAIENGALAVKDGRIAWVGARSDLPGEPQALARTVHDAGDRWITPGLVDCHTHLVFGGERVTEFELRLNGASYSEISQSGGGIAHTVRETRAASDETLYALAARRLRALMAEGVTTVEIKSGYGLDLENELRLLRVARRLGADFPVTVRTTLLGAHALPPDTKDAAGRAAYLNLVCDAMIPRAANEGLADAVDAFCEGIAFTPDETARVFEAAQAHGLAVKLHADQLSDTGGAALAARFGALSADHLEYTSDTGLDAMAAAGTVAVLLPGAFHMLRETKLPPVAGMRARGIPMAIATDCNPGTSPALSLPLMMSLACTHFRLTPEEALAGCTRHAATALGLGATKGQLAVGFDADLALWDVSRPAELAYWLGGNTCVGRVVGGQAY, encoded by the coding sequence ATGTCCACCGGCTTTCCCCTTTGGGACGGCCTGTGGCTGAACGCCCGGCTGGCGACCATGGCGGCGGGTTCCCCAAGCCCTTATGGGGCCATCGAAAATGGCGCCCTGGCGGTGAAGGATGGCCGAATCGCTTGGGTTGGCGCGCGATCCGACCTGCCGGGGGAGCCGCAGGCGCTGGCGCGGACGGTGCACGATGCCGGCGACCGCTGGATCACGCCGGGCCTGGTGGATTGCCATACCCACCTGGTGTTCGGTGGTGAGCGGGTGACGGAATTTGAATTGCGCCTGAACGGCGCCAGTTATTCTGAAATTTCACAATCCGGCGGCGGCATCGCCCACACGGTGCGCGAGACCCGCGCCGCCAGTGATGAGACCCTGTACGCCCTGGCCGCCCGCCGCCTACGGGCTCTGATGGCCGAGGGCGTCACGACGGTGGAGATCAAGTCCGGCTACGGCCTGGATCTGGAGAACGAGTTGCGGCTGCTGCGCGTGGCCCGGCGGCTGGGTGCCGACTTCCCGGTCACCGTGCGCACGACGCTCCTGGGCGCCCACGCCCTGCCCCCCGACACCAAAGATGCCGCCGGCCGCGCCGCCTATCTGAATCTGGTGTGCGACGCCATGATCCCCCGGGCGGCAAACGAAGGCCTGGCCGACGCGGTCGACGCCTTCTGCGAGGGCATCGCCTTCACCCCTGACGAAACCGCCCGCGTGTTCGAGGCGGCGCAAGCCCACGGCCTTGCCGTCAAGCTGCACGCCGACCAGTTGAGCGATACCGGTGGGGCCGCCCTGGCCGCCCGCTTCGGCGCCCTGTCGGCCGACCATCTGGAATACACGTCCGACACCGGCCTGGACGCCATGGCGGCGGCCGGCACGGTGGCCGTACTGCTGCCCGGCGCCTTCCACATGCTGCGCGAGACCAAGCTGCCGCCCGTGGCGGGCATGCGGGCGCGCGGCATTCCCATGGCCATCGCCACCGACTGCAACCCCGGCACCTCCCCCGCCCTGTCCCTGCCCCTGATGATGTCGCTGGCCTGCACCCATTTCCGCCTGACACCGGAGGAGGCGCTGGCCGGCTGCACCCGCCACGCCGCGACGGCCCTGGGACTGGGCGCCACCAAGGGCCAGTTGGCCGTGGGTTTCGACGCCGACCTCGCCCTGTGGGATGTCAGCCGCCCAGCGGAACTGGCCTACTGGCTGGGCGGCAACACCTGCGTGGGACGGGTGGTCGGCGGGCAGGCTTACTGA
- a CDS encoding (2Fe-2S)-binding protein, protein MITFTVNGQEQQFEGDPGMPLLWYLRDVRGLTGTKFGCGEALCGACTVHADGAPIRSCQTTVGDLAGIAITTIEGLSPDGMHPVQVAWRDLNVAQCGYCQAGQIMSAAALLKDTPHPTDTDINDAMSGNICRCATYPRIRAAIKRAAASRTAPGKSAAQGAAVKGSADK, encoded by the coding sequence ATGATCACGTTCACGGTCAATGGACAGGAACAGCAGTTCGAGGGCGATCCCGGGATGCCGCTGCTGTGGTACCTGCGCGACGTGCGGGGACTGACCGGCACCAAGTTCGGCTGTGGTGAGGCGCTGTGCGGCGCCTGCACCGTGCATGCCGACGGCGCGCCCATCCGGTCCTGCCAGACCACCGTGGGTGACCTGGCCGGTATCGCCATCACCACCATCGAGGGCCTGTCGCCCGATGGCATGCACCCGGTGCAGGTGGCCTGGCGCGACCTGAACGTGGCCCAGTGCGGCTATTGCCAGGCGGGCCAGATCATGTCGGCGGCCGCCCTGCTGAAGGACACGCCCCACCCGACGGACACCGACATCAATGACGCCATGAGCGGCAACATCTGCCGCTGCGCGACATACCCCCGCATCCGCGCAGCCATCAAGCGCGCCGCCGCCAGCCGAACGGCGCCGGGCAAGAGTGCCGCCCAAGGGGCTGCTGTGAAGGGGAGCGCGGACAAATGA
- a CDS encoding formimidoylglutamate deiminase — protein sequence MGAPVSPASAGTVPHGLFADHALLPAGWARNVRFTLGADGLIQAVTVDSQPAPGDERLAGTVVPGMPNVHSHSFQRAMAGLAERCNAKGDSFWTWREIMYAFLERLTPDQVRAISAQLYVEMLTAGYTAVAEFHYLHNDADGHAYLDPATLSWSILEAGAEAGIALTHIPVLYMRGGFDDRPLKGGQRRFAGTPDSMMTLVDTLAPSLKVDQRLGLALHSLRAVGPGPLAETVAGWTARDAAGPIHIHAAEQPLEVTDSLAATGRRPVEWLLENAGVDRRWCFIHATHMTAEEAQGLARSGAVAGLCPTTEGNLGDGFFRLETFLKAGGAFGIGTDSHVTIDPREELRWLDYGQRLLTGQRSFEAGNPHVGARLWQAALAGGAQALGRPCGALAVGAKADLLVLDNDHPSLWCREGDRLLDALVFARQGGNPVRHVMVGGRWAVRDGMHPKAEAIAHRYRAAVAALQADL from the coding sequence ATGGGCGCACCCGTTTCCCCGGCATCGGCCGGCACCGTGCCGCATGGGTTGTTCGCTGATCATGCGCTGCTGCCCGCCGGCTGGGCGCGCAACGTGCGCTTCACCCTTGGTGCCGACGGCCTGATCCAGGCGGTGACGGTGGACAGCCAGCCGGCGCCGGGCGATGAACGCCTGGCCGGCACGGTGGTTCCCGGCATGCCCAACGTCCATTCCCACAGCTTCCAGCGTGCCATGGCCGGCCTGGCCGAACGCTGCAACGCCAAGGGCGACAGCTTCTGGACCTGGCGGGAGATCATGTACGCCTTCCTGGAACGGCTGACGCCGGACCAGGTGCGGGCCATCAGCGCCCAGCTGTATGTGGAGATGCTGACCGCCGGCTACACCGCGGTGGCGGAGTTCCACTACCTGCACAACGACGCCGACGGCCACGCCTATCTGGACCCCGCCACCCTGTCCTGGTCCATCCTGGAGGCGGGGGCCGAGGCCGGCATCGCCCTGACCCACATCCCTGTCCTCTATATGCGCGGCGGCTTTGACGACCGGCCGCTTAAGGGCGGGCAGCGGCGCTTCGCCGGCACGCCGGACAGCATGATGACGCTGGTCGATACGCTGGCGCCATCGTTGAAGGTCGACCAGCGCCTGGGCCTGGCCCTGCATTCCCTGCGCGCCGTGGGGCCCGGGCCGCTGGCCGAGACCGTGGCCGGCTGGACCGCGCGGGACGCCGCCGGCCCCATCCACATCCATGCCGCCGAACAGCCGCTGGAGGTGACGGACAGCCTGGCCGCCACCGGGCGCCGCCCGGTGGAATGGTTGCTGGAGAATGCGGGCGTGGACCGCCGCTGGTGCTTCATCCACGCCACCCACATGACGGCGGAGGAGGCCCAGGGCCTGGCGCGCAGCGGTGCGGTCGCCGGCTTGTGCCCGACGACGGAGGGCAACCTGGGCGACGGCTTCTTCCGCCTGGAAACCTTCCTGAAGGCCGGCGGCGCCTTCGGCATCGGCACCGACAGCCATGTGACCATCGACCCGCGCGAGGAACTGCGCTGGCTGGATTACGGCCAGCGGCTTCTGACAGGTCAGCGTTCGTTCGAGGCCGGCAACCCCCATGTCGGCGCCCGGCTGTGGCAGGCGGCGCTGGCCGGCGGCGCCCAGGCGCTGGGCCGCCCCTGCGGTGCCCTGGCTGTCGGGGCCAAGGCCGATCTGCTGGTGCTGGATAACGACCATCCCAGCCTGTGGTGCCGCGAGGGCGACCGGCTGCTGGATGCCCTGGTCTTCGCCCGCCAGGGCGGCAACCCCGTGCGCCACGTCATGGTGGGGGGGCGCTGGGCGGTGCGTGACGGCATGCACCCGAAGGCCGAGGCCATCGCCCACCGTTACCGCGCGGCTGTGGCCGCCCTGCAAGCCGATCTTTGA
- the rpoH gene encoding RNA polymerase sigma factor RpoH, with product MATLPAIPAISSESSLSRYLQDIRKFPMLEPQQEFMLAKRWQEHEDGAAAHHLVTSHLRLVAKIAMGYRGYGLPLSELISEGNVGMMQAVKRFDPDRGFRLATYAMWWIRAAIQEYILHSWSLVKMGTTAAQKKLFFNLRKLKGQMQAIEDGDLSPETVTAIATKLDVPEQDVVSMNRRLGAPDHSLNAPLRVDGEGEWQDWLVDDTESQEIRLGDQEELGKRKALLAGAMKGLNDRERRILAERRLRDDPTTLEDLSQEFGISRERVRQIEVRAFEKLQKAVRNAALETHLA from the coding sequence ATGGCCACATTGCCCGCCATCCCCGCCATCAGTTCGGAATCCAGCCTGTCCCGCTATCTGCAGGACATCCGCAAGTTTCCGATGCTGGAACCGCAACAGGAATTCATGCTGGCCAAGCGCTGGCAGGAGCATGAGGACGGTGCCGCCGCCCATCATCTCGTGACCAGCCACCTGCGCCTTGTGGCCAAGATCGCCATGGGCTATCGCGGGTACGGCCTGCCGCTGTCCGAGCTCATCTCCGAAGGCAACGTCGGCATGATGCAGGCGGTGAAGCGCTTCGACCCCGACCGCGGCTTCCGCCTGGCCACCTACGCCATGTGGTGGATCCGGGCCGCCATCCAGGAATACATCCTGCATAGCTGGAGCCTGGTGAAGATGGGCACGACGGCGGCGCAGAAGAAGCTGTTCTTCAACCTGCGCAAGCTGAAGGGCCAGATGCAGGCCATCGAGGACGGCGACCTGTCGCCCGAGACGGTGACCGCCATCGCCACCAAGCTGGACGTGCCGGAACAGGACGTGGTGTCCATGAACCGCCGCCTGGGCGCCCCCGACCACAGCCTGAACGCGCCCCTGCGCGTGGATGGTGAGGGCGAGTGGCAGGATTGGCTGGTCGATGACACCGAAAGCCAGGAAATCCGTCTGGGCGACCAGGAGGAGTTGGGCAAGCGCAAGGCCCTGCTGGCCGGTGCCATGAAGGGCCTGAACGACCGCGAACGCCGCATCCTGGCGGAGCGCCGCCTGCGTGACGATCCCACCACGCTGGAGGATCTGTCGCAGGAGTTCGGCATCAGCCGTGAGCGTGTGCGCCAGATCGAGGTGCGGGCGTTCGAGAAGCTGCAGAAGGCCGTGCGCAACGCGGCGCTGGAAACGCACCTCGCGTAA
- a CDS encoding RluA family pseudouridine synthase translates to MLSVTIPDTAARDRLDKALAQLLPEAAGLTRSRLQALIGEGRVTLAQPGGQTIDDASYRVKPGQVFQVAVPAPEPALPVAQDIPLTIVFEDDDLLVIDKVAGMVVHPAAGNPDGTLVNALLFHCGDRLSGIGGVRRPGIVHRLDKDTSGLMVVAKSDRAHGGLSAQFADRTLSRTYHAVVWGAPAAGQGEVEGNIGRHPTDRKRMAVVTKGGKPALTRWRTLTRFGLLATHVECKLATGRTHQIRVHMAQIGHPLVGDPLYGKVRPTGALGARLKEAAPRAQAELLGFRRQALHAKDIAFRHPVSGDMLAFTSALPADLATLLSSLE, encoded by the coding sequence CTGCTGTCCGTCACCATCCCCGACACCGCCGCCCGTGACCGGCTGGACAAGGCCCTGGCCCAGTTGCTGCCGGAGGCCGCGGGCCTGACCCGTTCGCGCCTTCAGGCGCTGATCGGGGAGGGCCGCGTGACCTTGGCCCAACCGGGCGGCCAGACCATAGACGACGCATCATACCGGGTCAAACCCGGGCAGGTGTTCCAGGTCGCGGTACCGGCGCCGGAGCCGGCCCTGCCGGTGGCGCAGGACATCCCGCTGACCATCGTGTTCGAGGATGACGACCTGCTGGTGATCGACAAGGTCGCCGGCATGGTGGTGCATCCGGCGGCCGGCAATCCCGACGGCACGCTGGTCAATGCCCTGCTGTTCCATTGCGGCGATCGCCTGTCCGGCATCGGCGGCGTGCGCCGGCCGGGCATCGTGCACCGCCTGGACAAGGATACCAGCGGCCTGATGGTGGTGGCCAAGTCCGACCGCGCCCATGGCGGCCTGTCCGCCCAGTTCGCCGACCGCACCCTGTCGCGCACCTATCACGCGGTGGTGTGGGGCGCGCCGGCGGCGGGACAGGGGGAGGTCGAGGGCAACATCGGCCGGCACCCGACGGACCGCAAGCGCATGGCCGTGGTGACCAAGGGCGGCAAGCCGGCGTTGACCCGCTGGCGCACGCTCACCCGTTTCGGCCTGCTGGCCACGCATGTGGAATGCAAGCTGGCCACCGGCCGCACCCACCAGATCCGGGTGCATATGGCGCAGATCGGCCATCCCCTGGTGGGCGATCCGCTGTACGGCAAGGTCCGGCCCACCGGTGCCCTGGGCGCCCGCCTGAAAGAGGCGGCCCCCCGGGCCCAGGCCGAACTTCTCGGTTTCAGGCGGCAAGCGTTGCATGCAAAGGACATCGCCTTCCGTCACCCGGTCAGCGGTGACATGCTGGCCTTCACCAGCGCCTTGCCTGCCGACCTTGCAACGCTGCTCTCTAGTTTAGAATGA
- a CDS encoding low specificity L-threonine aldolase: protein MNFMSDNVVGCAPEILAALAAANEGAVPSYGADPLTERVTRDLAELFETDVTVFPVATGTAANALALSVLTPPYGAIYCHDEAHIQVDECGAPELLSGGAKLMPLPGAHGKIDTGTLATALEKGGAGFVHHVQPAALSLTQATESGTVYTPDEVAALADIARGHKLRVHMDGARFANAVAHLACAPADITWRAGVDVLSFGATKNGALAAEAVIFFDKALADSFGYRRKRAGHLFSKMRFLSAQLDAYLTDGLWLRLATHANAMAARLAQGLGALPGVGLRSPVQANEVFAIMPEPMTAGLEAAGFHFYRWDGPVNRLVTAWNTEPAHVDAFLATARGLAGIV, encoded by the coding sequence ATGAATTTCATGAGCGACAACGTGGTGGGCTGCGCGCCTGAGATCCTGGCCGCCTTGGCCGCCGCCAACGAGGGGGCGGTGCCCTCCTACGGGGCCGACCCGCTGACGGAGCGGGTGACCCGGGATTTGGCGGAACTGTTCGAGACGGACGTGACCGTGTTTCCGGTGGCCACCGGCACCGCCGCCAACGCGTTGGCCCTGTCCGTCCTCACCCCACCATACGGCGCCATCTATTGCCATGATGAGGCGCACATCCAGGTGGATGAGTGCGGCGCGCCGGAACTGCTGTCCGGCGGCGCCAAGCTGATGCCCCTGCCCGGTGCCCACGGCAAGATCGACACCGGCACCCTGGCCACCGCACTGGAAAAGGGCGGCGCCGGTTTCGTCCACCACGTGCAGCCTGCGGCCTTGTCCCTGACCCAGGCGACGGAGTCCGGCACCGTCTACACGCCTGACGAGGTGGCGGCCCTGGCCGACATCGCCCGCGGCCACAAGCTGCGGGTGCACATGGACGGCGCCCGCTTCGCCAACGCCGTCGCCCATTTGGCCTGCGCCCCGGCCGACATCACCTGGCGCGCCGGGGTGGACGTGCTGTCCTTCGGCGCCACCAAGAACGGCGCCTTGGCGGCGGAGGCGGTGATCTTCTTCGACAAGGCCCTGGCGGACAGCTTCGGCTATCGCCGCAAGCGCGCCGGCCATTTGTTCTCCAAGATGCGGTTCCTGTCGGCGCAGCTGGACGCCTACCTGACCGACGGCCTGTGGCTGCGCCTGGCCACCCACGCCAACGCCATGGCCGCCCGCCTGGCCCAGGGCCTGGGCGCCCTGCCCGGCGTCGGCCTGCGCAGCCCCGTGCAGGCCAACGAGGTCTTCGCCATCATGCCGGAGCCCATGACCGCAGGCCTCGAGGCCGCCGGCTTCCACTTCTACCGCTGGGACGGCCCGGTGAACCGCCTGGTGACGGCGTGGAACACCGAGCCTGCGCATGTTGACGCCTTCCTGGCGACAGCGCGCGGACTGGCGGGGATCGTGTGA
- the hutU gene encoding urocanate hydratase encodes MSTRLDNSRIIRSPRGATLNAKSWAAEAPLRMLMNNLDPEVAERPEELTVYGGIGRAARDWESFDRIVETLKRLENDETLLVQSGKPVGVFRTHADAPRVLIANSNLVPRWATWDHFNELDRAGLMMYGQMTAGSWIYIGSQGIVQGTYETFVEMGRRHFGGSMKGKWILTAGLGGMGGAQPLAATMAGASMLAVECQPSRIEKRLETRYLDRRTDSLEQAITWIEAAHAEGKAISVGLLGNAADVFPDLVRRARQDARYRPDAVTDQTSAHDPANGYLPKGWSLAQWEEMRAKDGKAVAAAARTSIVDHVQAMLDFHAMGIPVVDYGNNIRQVAKDEGVADAFAFPGFVPAYIRPLFCEGKGPFRWAALSGDPEDIWKTDAKVKELMPDDAHLHNWLDMARERIAFQGLPARICWLGLGDRHRIGLAFNEMVAKGELKAPVVIGRDHLDSGSVASPNRETEAMKDGSDAVSDWPLLNALLNCASGATWVSLHHGGGVGMGYSQHSGMVLLCDGTDDAARRIGRVLWNDPATGVMRHADAGYDIAIDCAQRHGLDLPMLAK; translated from the coding sequence ATGTCCACCCGTCTCGACAATTCCCGCATCATCCGCAGCCCGCGCGGCGCCACCCTGAACGCCAAGTCCTGGGCCGCCGAGGCGCCCTTGCGCATGCTGATGAACAATCTGGATCCCGAGGTGGCGGAACGGCCGGAGGAACTGACCGTCTATGGCGGCATCGGCCGGGCGGCGCGCGATTGGGAAAGTTTCGACCGTATTGTCGAAACGCTGAAGCGCCTGGAAAACGACGAGACCCTGCTGGTGCAGTCAGGCAAGCCGGTGGGCGTGTTCCGCACCCATGCCGACGCGCCGCGCGTGCTGATCGCCAATTCCAACCTGGTGCCGCGCTGGGCCACCTGGGACCATTTCAACGAATTGGACCGCGCCGGCCTGATGATGTACGGCCAGATGACGGCCGGGTCGTGGATCTACATCGGCAGCCAGGGCATCGTCCAAGGCACCTATGAGACGTTTGTCGAGATGGGCCGCCGCCACTTCGGCGGCAGCATGAAGGGCAAGTGGATCCTGACCGCCGGCCTGGGTGGCATGGGCGGGGCGCAGCCCTTGGCCGCCACCATGGCCGGGGCTAGCATGCTGGCCGTGGAATGTCAGCCCAGCCGTATCGAGAAGCGGCTGGAAACCCGCTACCTGGACCGCCGCACCGACAGCCTGGAGCAGGCCATCACCTGGATCGAGGCGGCGCATGCCGAGGGCAAGGCCATCTCCGTCGGCCTGCTGGGCAACGCGGCGGACGTGTTCCCCGACCTGGTGCGCCGCGCCCGGCAGGATGCGCGCTACCGTCCCGACGCGGTGACCGACCAGACCTCCGCCCACGATCCGGCCAATGGCTATCTGCCCAAGGGTTGGTCCCTGGCCCAGTGGGAAGAGATGCGGGCCAAGGACGGCAAGGCCGTCGCCGCCGCCGCGCGCACCAGCATCGTGGACCATGTCCAGGCCATGCTGGACTTCCACGCCATGGGCATTCCCGTGGTGGACTACGGCAACAACATCCGTCAGGTGGCGAAGGATGAGGGCGTGGCCGACGCCTTCGCCTTTCCGGGATTCGTCCCGGCCTACATCCGGCCGCTGTTCTGCGAGGGCAAGGGCCCCTTCCGCTGGGCCGCCCTGTCGGGCGATCCGGAAGACATCTGGAAGACGGATGCCAAGGTGAAGGAACTGATGCCCGACGATGCCCACCTGCACAACTGGCTGGACATGGCGCGTGAGCGCATTGCCTTCCAGGGCCTGCCGGCGCGCATCTGCTGGCTGGGCCTGGGCGACCGCCACCGCATCGGCCTGGCCTTCAATGAGATGGTGGCCAAGGGCGAACTGAAGGCCCCGGTGGTCATCGGTCGCGACCATCTGGACAGCGGCAGTGTGGCCAGCCCCAACCGTGAGACGGAGGCGATGAAGGACGGGTCGGACGCCGTGTCCGACTGGCCGCTGCTGAACGCCCTGCTGAACTGCGCGTCCGGCGCCACCTGGGTGTCGCTGCACCATGGCGGCGGCGTGGGCATGGGGTATTCGCAGCATTCCGGCATGGTGCTGCTGTGCGACGGCACGGATGATGCCGCCCGGCGCATCGGGCGTGTGCTGTGGAACGACCCGGCCACCGGCGTCATGCGCCATGCCGACGCCGGTTACGACATCGCCATCGACTGCGCCCAGCGCCACGGCCTGGACCTGCCCATGCTGGCCAAGTGA
- a CDS encoding pentapeptide repeat-containing protein gives MMHKANVDSLDIGYRKLSAAELDQALALHLRYLQGQRGGARASLKFCDLSHAMLRRRVLAGADLTGARLSDADLSDADLRSACLFGADLRRAKLERATLIRADLRGAALRGARMQRAVMSESDLRDGYLMRSKNGELTPTAQGHSSAELTEAAMTRADLSYAKLSNAFVMQTDLRDTDLRGAVFVKADLSGSDLTGCNLEGADLSEANLSGTKLDGAVLTRALLRNTNLAKASLLGALLDDVDLSFANLTGADMVRRLDDIEGVVGHTLREHRLWILSNGGKGKRADLSAIDLSGQDLSNLNLSAAILKQANFKGSNLSGTVLAMADLSMADMRNTVLIGADLRGACLERATLHDADLSNAMACPMDLRNGHEWPTNFSKARLVRANLAGADLTAARMEDSDLTQGNLRNAIMTGASLTDAVMTQADLREADIRNIDFRGAKNLALDATPA, from the coding sequence ATGATGCACAAGGCCAACGTCGATAGTCTCGATATCGGTTACCGCAAGCTTTCAGCGGCGGAGCTGGATCAGGCTTTGGCCTTGCACCTGCGTTACCTGCAGGGCCAGCGGGGCGGGGCCCGGGCCAGCCTGAAATTCTGCGACCTGTCGCATGCCATGCTGCGCCGGCGGGTGCTGGCCGGGGCCGACCTGACGGGCGCCCGACTCAGCGATGCCGATTTGTCCGATGCCGACCTGCGCTCCGCCTGTCTGTTCGGGGCCGATCTGCGGCGCGCCAAGTTGGAACGCGCAACGCTGATCCGGGCGGATCTGCGGGGGGCGGCCTTGCGCGGCGCCCGCATGCAGCGTGCAGTGATGTCGGAATCGGACCTGCGCGACGGCTACCTGATGCGGTCCAAGAACGGGGAACTGACACCCACGGCCCAGGGGCACTCCTCAGCCGAACTGACCGAGGCGGCGATGACCCGCGCCGACCTCAGTTATGCCAAGCTGTCCAACGCCTTCGTCATGCAGACCGACCTGCGCGACACCGACCTGCGCGGCGCCGTCTTCGTCAAGGCGGACCTCAGCGGTTCCGACCTGACGGGCTGTAACCTGGAGGGGGCGGACCTGTCGGAGGCCAACCTCAGCGGCACCAAGCTGGACGGTGCCGTGCTGACCCGCGCCCTGCTGCGCAACACCAACCTGGCCAAGGCCAGCCTGTTGGGCGCCCTGCTGGACGATGTCGACCTGTCCTTCGCCAACCTGACCGGCGCCGACATGGTGCGCCGCCTGGATGATATCGAGGGCGTGGTGGGGCACACGCTGCGCGAGCACCGCCTGTGGATCCTGAGCAACGGCGGCAAGGGCAAGCGCGCGGACCTGTCGGCCATCGACCTCAGCGGCCAGGATCTGTCCAACCTCAACCTGTCCGCCGCCATCCTGAAGCAGGCGAACTTCAAGGGTTCCAACCTCAGCGGCACGGTGCTGGCCATGGCCGACCTGTCCATGGCCGACATGCGCAACACCGTGCTGATCGGCGCCGACCTGCGCGGCGCCTGCCTGGAACGGGCCACGCTGCACGATGCCGACCTCAGCAACGCGATGGCCTGCCCGATGGACTTGCGTAACGGCCACGAATGGCCCACCAATTTCAGCAAGGCGCGTCTGGTGCGGGCCAACCTGGCCGGTGCCGACCTGACCGCCGCCCGCATGGAGGACAGCGACTTGACCCAGGGCAACTTGCGCAACGCCATCATGACCGGCGCCAGCCTGACCGACGCCGTCATGACCCAGGCCGACTTGCGGGAGGCGGACATCCGCAATATCGACTTCCGCGGTGCCAAGAACCTGGCCCTGGACGCCACCCCCGCCTGA
- the hutG gene encoding N-formylglutamate deformylase encodes MEPVFTFRQGTAPLLISFPHVGLQVPADISSRLVPEAHALVDTDWFVDALYDFAAELGASTLVAGYSRYVVDLNRPADDANLYPGQAGTGLIPEVMFDGTPLYLGGQGPDAAEKAARVATYWQPYHAQLASELERLKAQHGYALLWDAHSIAALVPRLFDGRLPDLNLGSNAGASCDAGIAAAVLAAGEGRGYSAVLNGRFKGGHITRHYGQPADHVHALQLELSQDTHLSPGLVPALDAERCGRLRPVLRSMIEIFLTQAAELYA; translated from the coding sequence ATGGAACCGGTTTTCACCTTCCGGCAGGGGACGGCGCCGCTGCTGATCTCCTTCCCCCATGTCGGCCTTCAGGTGCCGGCGGACATCTCGTCCCGCCTGGTACCGGAGGCGCACGCCCTGGTCGATACCGACTGGTTCGTCGATGCGCTGTACGACTTCGCGGCTGAGTTGGGGGCATCCACCCTGGTGGCGGGCTACAGCCGCTATGTCGTGGATTTGAACCGCCCGGCCGACGACGCCAACCTCTACCCCGGCCAGGCCGGCACCGGCCTGATCCCGGAGGTGATGTTCGACGGCACGCCCCTGTACCTGGGCGGGCAGGGGCCGGACGCGGCGGAGAAGGCGGCCCGGGTGGCGACATACTGGCAGCCCTACCACGCCCAGTTGGCGTCGGAGCTGGAGCGGCTGAAAGCCCAACACGGCTACGCCCTGCTGTGGGACGCGCATTCCATCGCGGCATTGGTGCCGCGCCTGTTCGACGGGCGGCTGCCCGACCTGAACCTGGGCAGCAACGCCGGCGCGTCCTGTGATGCCGGCATCGCCGCCGCCGTGCTGGCGGCGGGTGAGGGGCGGGGCTACAGCGCCGTGCTGAACGGCCGCTTCAAGGGCGGGCACATCACCCGCCATTACGGCCAGCCGGCCGATCACGTGCATGCCTTGCAGTTGGAGCTGTCGCAGGACACTCATCTATCGCCCGGCCTGGTGCCGGCGCTGGACGCCGAACGCTGCGGTCGCTTGCGCCCCGTCCTTCGTTCCATGATCGAAATATTCCTGACCCAGGCTGCTGAACTTTACGCCTGA